Part of the Vigna unguiculata cultivar IT97K-499-35 chromosome 3, ASM411807v1, whole genome shotgun sequence genome, CTACATAGGCAGTGACAACCAGAGGCACTATGCCATCGTAACCCGAAAGGGACTGTGGCCTTCTCCGGCTTCCGACTCCGTTGACTTGTCAAGATACAGAGTCTGGGCTGGAGATTACGTGCGTGCTGGGTTATCGTTGTCAGTGTTTGCGGTGTTGGGGCTGTTGGACACCAACACTGTGCACTGCTTCTACCCTGGTTTTGAGCCAACTCAGAAGACTCTGCTTCAGGTGCTTCCCACAGTTATTGGAACAATAGCGGGTGGGTTGTTCATGATCTTCCCTGACAAACGCCATGGAATTGGATACCCTTTAACTTCTGATTCCAACCACACCCCCAACCCGAATGACAGTGCCTTATCCTTGTAATTTGGGCCAGTGAAAATATATATTGGCGCATGCTGCAAACTGTGTGTGTACTTGCAAATGTTATTGCTTTATACTTTCGTATTTCGTAGAgtaataatatgtaatatataaatgCCATTAGAACAATACTacttttcatctttattttatagaGAACGGGATTGGACATACGCATAAAGTACGAGAGAACCTAGACAAACGATGAATACCATTCATTATATAATTGTTGAGTTTGACAACTTATTTGGAAGAGGTCTTAGGAAAATGCACATTCCATAAAGGGGACTGAATAGATCGCGAGGTTCTTTGTTTCACAGCATGTTTTCAAGAAACATATTCAGTAATCAATCTTATTTATTGACCAAATCAACTACTGCTGGACTCCACCGGAGTCACCC contains:
- the LOC114175572 gene encoding protein DMP2-like: MGMMIRSREETKICSSSNNQQRPLPGTSSNQITSMTNTTFLAFGSFIKLLPTGTVFVFQFLNPVVTSSGNCNATNRCLSVILLVSCSFCCVFSSFTDSYIGSDNQRHYAIVTRKGLWPSPASDSVDLSRYRVWAGDYVRAGLSLSVFAVLGLLDTNTVHCFYPGFEPTQKTLLQVLPTVIGTIAGGLFMIFPDKRHGIGYPLTSDSNHTPNPNDSALSL